In Arthrobacter sp. SLBN-112, a genomic segment contains:
- the coaE gene encoding dephospho-CoA kinase produces the protein MLKIGLTGGIASGKSVVAARLKERGAVLVDADALAREVVEPGTEGLAHVAAEFGADMLDDDGRLDRARLGEAVFGHPERLAALNSIVHPLVRARAAAITAAAPEDAVVVQDIPLLVETGQGSSFHLVLVVDAPDDVRLQRMQELRGMTAEAARSRMAAQAARAERLAAADVVLDNSGTMQHLLDQVDRLWDHRLQPYARNLAAGTRAPRTGGPVLEPHREDWARQAAMIAARLAAAAPDAILAVDHVGSTSVPGLAAKDVIDLQVAVPDLEAAATIAPLLAAAGFPAVRGIESDTPKPDAPDPSAWLKRFHANADPCRAVNVHVRPAGSAGWRYALMFRDWLRDDPSALKLYEEHKADLARRFAGSTGTGAYAAAKEPWFTDVAWPLMSAWAEATGWQPPSYAS, from the coding sequence GCGCGGCTGAAGGAGCGCGGTGCCGTCCTGGTGGATGCGGATGCCCTGGCAAGGGAGGTGGTTGAGCCCGGGACCGAAGGCCTGGCACACGTTGCTGCGGAGTTTGGTGCGGACATGCTCGACGACGACGGGCGGCTTGACCGCGCGCGCCTCGGCGAGGCGGTATTCGGTCATCCGGAGCGCCTTGCAGCATTGAACTCCATCGTCCACCCCTTGGTGCGGGCCCGTGCGGCGGCCATCACGGCGGCCGCCCCGGAGGACGCCGTCGTAGTCCAGGACATCCCCCTGTTGGTCGAGACCGGGCAGGGGAGCAGCTTCCACCTTGTGCTCGTGGTGGACGCCCCCGACGACGTCCGGTTGCAGCGCATGCAGGAGCTGCGGGGGATGACTGCCGAGGCGGCACGTTCGCGCATGGCAGCCCAGGCCGCGCGCGCGGAACGCCTGGCCGCTGCCGACGTCGTCCTGGACAACTCCGGCACCATGCAGCACCTGCTGGACCAGGTGGACCGGCTGTGGGATCACCGGCTGCAGCCCTATGCCCGAAACCTTGCTGCCGGAACCCGGGCGCCGCGGACGGGCGGGCCGGTCTTGGAACCGCATCGCGAGGACTGGGCACGGCAGGCGGCCATGATCGCGGCCCGGCTGGCGGCGGCTGCGCCTGATGCCATCCTGGCGGTGGACCACGTCGGTTCCACATCCGTCCCTGGTCTCGCTGCCAAGGACGTCATCGACCTGCAGGTGGCAGTGCCTGACCTGGAAGCGGCGGCCACGATCGCACCGCTCCTGGCTGCTGCCGGCTTCCCGGCGGTCCGGGGGATTGAATCCGATACGCCGAAGCCCGATGCGCCCGATCCCTCGGCATGGCTCAAGCGTTTCCATGCCAACGCAGACCCGTGCCGGGCCGTGAATGTGCATGTCCGGCCGGCCGGCTCGGCCGGATGGCGTTATGCGCTGATGTTCCGGGATTGGCTGCGGGACGATCCCTCCGCGCTCAAGCTTTACGAGGAGCACAAGGCGGACCTCGCCCGGCGTTTCGCCGGCTCCACCGGAACCGGCGCCTACGCGGCGGCGAAGGAACCGTGGTTCACGGACGTCGCCTGGCCGCTGATGTCCGCCTGG